One Deltaproteobacteria bacterium genomic window carries:
- a CDS encoding NINE protein translates to MDSQLNGKKYCMRCGAKIDWQAEVCPQCGLKQPLIPTATRKSRIAAGLFGILLGSLGIHKFYLGKIGWGILYLALCWTFIPALAGLIEGILYLTMSDQEFAAKYEN, encoded by the coding sequence ATGGATTCACAATTAAATGGAAAAAAATATTGTATGCGTTGCGGGGCTAAAATTGATTGGCAGGCAGAAGTATGTCCCCAATGTGGTCTAAAACAACCTTTGATCCCTACGGCTACAAGAAAAAGCCGGATTGCCGCGGGTCTTTTTGGTATTCTCCTCGGAAGCTTAGGTATCCACAAGTTTTATCTGGGCAAGATTGGTTGGGGGATTTTATATCTGGCTCTTTGTTGGACTTTCATCCCGGCATTAGCGGGTTTAATCGAAGGGATTCTTTACCTGACGATGTCTGATCAAGAATTCGCGGCGAAATATGAAAATTAA